A window from Acidobacteriota bacterium encodes these proteins:
- a CDS encoding YbjN domain-containing protein, translated as MAEHFDRVKGYLLDLGLTITAENEAEELVVVDDEENGIKKLFIDCEAPIVILEQLIGHAPKDPGDLFVRLLQMNNTLVHGAFVLDENAARIFYRDTLQLANLDANELEGSIDALSLAMAEHGAELLDYLKR; from the coding sequence ATGGCTGAGCATTTCGACAGGGTCAAGGGCTACCTGCTCGACCTCGGGCTGACTATCACGGCCGAGAACGAGGCCGAGGAGCTCGTGGTGGTCGACGACGAGGAGAACGGCATCAAGAAGCTGTTCATCGACTGCGAGGCGCCAATCGTCATTCTCGAGCAGTTGATCGGCCACGCGCCGAAGGACCCCGGGGACCTCTTCGTGCGGCTGCTGCAGATGAACAACACGCTGGTGCACGGCGCCTTCGTCCTCGACGAGAACGCGGCGCGCATCTTCTACCGCGATACGCTGCAGCTCGCCAACCTGGATGCGAACGAGCTGGAAGGCTCCATCGACGCCCTCTCGCTCGCGATGGCGGAGCACGGCGCGGAGTTGCTCGACTACCTGAAGCGATAA
- a CDS encoding DUF350 domain-containing protein: MSVEQILPGFVHLAVVLVLLLVGKWTYDGLHRGFALRTELIEKRNLAAAVAVAGYYLGLAIVLGGVVSGPASFSLLDDVIGLAIFGLLGIVLLNLSALINDKAVFSRFAIEREIVEDRNVGVGILEGASYVAVGLITAGAMSGEGGLASGLAFWIAGLVALIVAGRLYDRITPYDLHDEIEKGNTAVAAAFAGVLAGFGNVIRLAGEGDFVSWNQSLTEFGYYTVAGLLLLPLVRLFADKVLLPGARLGDELVREEPHLGAGVIAGATYLGASMLIGLTL; the protein is encoded by the coding sequence ATGTCGGTAGAACAGATTCTGCCCGGCTTCGTCCACTTGGCCGTCGTCCTCGTGCTGCTCCTCGTCGGCAAGTGGACCTACGACGGGTTGCACCGCGGCTTCGCGTTGCGGACCGAGCTGATCGAGAAACGCAACCTGGCGGCCGCGGTGGCCGTCGCCGGCTACTACCTGGGGCTGGCCATCGTCCTGGGCGGCGTCGTCTCCGGCCCCGCCTCGTTCAGCCTCCTCGACGACGTCATCGGGCTCGCCATCTTCGGCCTGCTCGGCATCGTACTGCTGAACCTCTCGGCCCTGATCAACGACAAGGCGGTGTTCTCGCGGTTCGCCATCGAGCGCGAGATTGTCGAGGACCGCAACGTTGGCGTCGGCATCCTGGAAGGGGCCAGCTACGTCGCCGTCGGCCTGATCACCGCCGGCGCGATGTCCGGGGAGGGCGGCTTGGCGTCCGGGTTGGCGTTCTGGATCGCGGGGCTCGTCGCGCTGATCGTGGCCGGGCGGCTGTACGACCGGATCACGCCCTACGACCTGCACGACGAAATCGAGAAGGGCAACACCGCCGTCGCGGCGGCGTTCGCGGGGGTGCTCGCCGGCTTCGGCAACGTCATCCGGCTGGCCGGCGAGGGCGACTTCGTCTCCTGGAACCAGAGCCTGACCGAGTTCGGCTACTACACCGTGGCCGGGCTGCTGCTGCTGCCGCTCGTGCGGCTGTTCGCCGACAAGGTCCTGCTCCCCGGCGCGCGGCTGGGCGACGAGCTGGTGCGGGAAGAGCCGCACCTGGGCGCCGGCGTCATCGCCGGAGCGACCTACCTGGGCGCGTCGATGCTGATCGGGTTGACGCTGTAG
- a CDS encoding pyruvate dehydrogenase complex dihydrolipoamide acetyltransferase yields the protein MEQTMSDQVEVRLPELAEAMTSATLAAWLKSPGDPVTAGEPIAEVETDKTTVELEAPADGVLAQIRVAAGTRDVAVGALLAVVVEDARAGENGPIADSAPPLIEVRLPELADAMTSATLTTWLKEPGDPVTAGEPIAEVETDKTTVELEAPAGGVLAEIRVPAGTDGVAVGALVALLHGAAPGRAAPQGTPAEAATLPVAALPEPPPGTLDAGEVREPLVESGPVEASAAVSTATSDDAPQARSDAPAAVDPPASQLARRMAELAGLDLRGVAGSGAGGRVMKADVERLLRSTRERTTAPLPALEPAAEPAVPGAPIPAPAADLPHADHPLTAMRRVTAQRVAEAKRTAPHFYLGIECAVDALLGQRAAGVPAGGAEAPTVNDVVVRAAALALREVPLANSAWAGDAVRVYDRVDLAVAVQTPAGLVTPVVRAADTRTLAEIAAELRRLAADARAGRLQPADYQGGTCTISNLGMYGVSSLYAILNPPQSCILGVGAVTERPVVRDGAVAVGSMMTITLSADHRAIDGVTGAELLRALKALLEDPQQIYG from the coding sequence ATGGAACAGACGATGTCGGATCAGGTTGAAGTTCGCCTGCCGGAGCTCGCCGAGGCGATGACGTCGGCGACGCTGGCCGCGTGGCTCAAGAGTCCCGGCGACCCGGTGACCGCGGGCGAGCCCATCGCCGAGGTCGAGACCGACAAGACTACCGTCGAGCTCGAAGCGCCCGCGGACGGCGTGCTCGCCCAGATCCGCGTCGCCGCGGGCACGAGGGACGTCGCGGTCGGCGCCCTGCTTGCCGTGGTCGTCGAAGACGCACGGGCAGGCGAGAACGGGCCGATCGCGGATTCCGCCCCGCCGCTCATCGAGGTACGGCTGCCGGAACTGGCCGACGCGATGACGTCCGCGACCCTCACCACCTGGCTCAAGGAGCCCGGCGACCCGGTGACCGCGGGCGAGCCCATCGCCGAGGTCGAGACCGACAAGACCACCGTCGAGCTCGAAGCCCCGGCCGGCGGCGTGCTCGCCGAGATCCGCGTCCCGGCGGGTACCGACGGGGTCGCCGTGGGCGCCCTGGTGGCTCTGCTGCACGGCGCCGCGCCAGGCAGGGCCGCGCCGCAGGGGACGCCGGCGGAAGCCGCGACCCTCCCGGTGGCCGCCCTCCCGGAGCCGCCGCCCGGGACGTTGGATGCCGGGGAGGTTCGGGAACCTCTCGTCGAGAGCGGTCCGGTGGAGGCGTCGGCGGCCGTCTCCACGGCGACGTCCGACGACGCTCCGCAGGCCCGGTCCGACGCGCCGGCAGCCGTGGACCCGCCGGCCTCGCAGCTGGCGCGGCGAATGGCCGAGCTGGCCGGGCTGGATCTCCGGGGCGTGGCCGGTTCCGGCGCCGGCGGGCGGGTGATGAAGGCGGACGTGGAGCGCCTGCTTCGGTCGACCCGCGAGCGCACGACGGCGCCGCTTCCGGCCCTTGAACCGGCGGCCGAACCGGCCGTTCCCGGTGCGCCGATTCCGGCGCCGGCGGCGGACCTTCCCCATGCGGATCACCCCCTGACCGCGATGCGCCGCGTCACCGCGCAGCGCGTGGCCGAGGCGAAGCGGACGGCGCCGCACTTCTACCTGGGAATCGAGTGCGCGGTCGATGCCCTCCTGGGGCAGCGCGCCGCGGGGGTCCCGGCTGGCGGCGCGGAAGCCCCGACGGTGAACGACGTGGTCGTGCGCGCCGCCGCGCTCGCCCTGCGGGAGGTTCCGCTGGCCAACTCCGCCTGGGCCGGCGACGCCGTGCGCGTCTACGATCGGGTCGATCTCGCCGTTGCCGTGCAGACGCCGGCGGGACTGGTGACGCCGGTGGTGCGCGCCGCCGACACCAGGACGCTGGCCGAGATCGCCGCCGAGTTGCGCCGGCTCGCGGCGGACGCGCGCGCCGGCCGCCTGCAGCCGGCCGACTACCAGGGCGGCACGTGCACGATCTCCAACCTCGGGATGTACGGCGTATCGAGCCTCTACGCCATCCTGAACCCGCCGCAGAGTTGTATTCTCGGGGTCGGCGCCGTCACCGAGCGGCCCGTCGTCCGCGACGGCGCGGTCGCGGTGGGGTCGATGATGACGATCACGCTCTCGGCCGACCACCGCGCCATCGACGGCGTCACCGGCGCGGAGCTGCTGCGCGCGCTCAAGGCGCTCCTCGAGGATCCGCAACAAATCTACGGGTGA
- a CDS encoding cag pathogenicity island protein Cag26, with protein sequence MRALAWRPRPAAAVVAFLRRENLFRLMGVIVVLILTGAAGLTYFEEDRPFHDALWWAIVTLTTVGFGDISPETLGGRVIGVVLMFFGIGVLGTFTGTIASAFVAQRQRKDRGMGDCDLEGHIILCGWNYRTQEILKDLRADSRSAERPIALVADVETNPASDDDRLCFVRGSETEDDLKRAGIKKAKTVVLVGDRSQDYRARDAKAVLAVLTVKSLNKKVYTIVELAGEENERHCKQAGADEIVVSADLCSHVISTAALDHGISTVLHELLSAQKGHDLVTEPVPEGYDGRSFIEVLSELKDKKGMIALAIQRHGIGEIVTNPDASFPVKTDDRLVVISNRARAGTRRTEVFGSSS encoded by the coding sequence ATGAGAGCATTGGCGTGGAGGCCGCGGCCCGCGGCGGCGGTGGTCGCGTTCCTGCGGCGCGAGAACCTCTTCCGCCTCATGGGCGTGATCGTCGTGCTGATCCTGACCGGGGCCGCCGGCCTCACGTACTTCGAGGAGGATCGGCCCTTCCACGACGCGCTCTGGTGGGCCATTGTCACCCTGACGACGGTCGGCTTCGGAGACATCTCGCCGGAGACGCTCGGCGGCCGGGTGATCGGCGTCGTGCTGATGTTCTTCGGCATCGGCGTGCTCGGCACCTTCACGGGTACCATCGCCAGCGCGTTCGTCGCGCAGCGACAGAGAAAGGACCGCGGCATGGGCGATTGCGACCTGGAGGGCCACATCATCCTGTGCGGATGGAACTACCGGACGCAAGAGATCCTGAAGGACCTGCGCGCCGATTCCCGCTCGGCGGAGAGGCCCATTGCGCTGGTGGCCGACGTCGAGACCAATCCGGCGAGCGACGATGACCGTCTCTGCTTCGTGCGCGGCTCCGAGACCGAGGACGACCTGAAGCGGGCGGGCATCAAGAAGGCGAAGACCGTCGTCCTGGTCGGCGACCGATCCCAGGACTACCGGGCGCGCGACGCCAAGGCCGTGCTGGCCGTGTTGACGGTCAAGAGTCTGAACAAGAAGGTCTACACCATCGTCGAGCTGGCCGGCGAGGAGAACGAGCGCCACTGCAAGCAGGCCGGGGCCGACGAGATCGTCGTAAGCGCGGACCTGTGCAGCCACGTCATCTCGACAGCGGCCCTCGATCACGGCATCTCGACGGTGCTGCACGAGTTGCTGAGCGCGCAGAAGGGCCATGACCTCGTCACCGAGCCCGTGCCGGAGGGATACGACGGGCGGTCGTTCATCGAGGTGTTGTCGGAGCTCAAGGACAAGAAGGGCATGATCGCCTTGGCGATCCAACGCCACGGGATCGGCGAAATCGTTACCAATCCCGACGCCAGTTTCCCCGTGAAGACCGACGACCGCCTGGTGGTCATCTCGAACCGTGCCCGGGCCGGGACACGGAGAACCGAAGTGTTCGGAAGTTCATCGTGA
- a CDS encoding aminotransferase class I/II-fold pyridoxal phosphate-dependent enzyme has translation MSATYSTFASTVQGETAFTVLAVAKRLLAAGKDVIELEIGDSPFPTSPAALDAGVRAVKEGHTHYGPSLGMPDFRAAAAAYLQQQYGLPVNAAHVVVGPGAKIYEQFFCEAFVNPGDGVLVFSPHFPTYPANIQRRGGRMVVSRLRASHDFRPSLEDVERFLAKDPSPKAIFLNSPHNPTGGVATLEDLEGLADLIRGRDVAVFSDEPYDAMVWRGRHHTLLSQPGMFDHCVAAYTFSKSFSMSGWRLGFAVSSPATIEVIGTLTNTALSCVPPFTQIAGMAAMAVDGPVRDERMADFRRKVERLVDGLNTIDDISCLMPGGTFYAFPSVKRICNRYGITSHGLALFLLEAADDARGVACLGGECFGEAGGGFLRLSCAEPDERLAEAVAFIGEAVTRGERVASYLESHPEHRLPEPYGDD, from the coding sequence ATGTCAGCGACGTACTCGACATTCGCCTCCACCGTACAGGGAGAGACCGCCTTCACCGTGCTCGCCGTGGCCAAGCGCCTGCTCGCGGCCGGCAAGGACGTCATCGAGCTGGAGATCGGCGACAGCCCGTTCCCGACCTCGCCGGCCGCCCTCGACGCCGGCGTCCGCGCGGTGAAGGAAGGCCACACGCACTACGGTCCGTCGCTCGGCATGCCCGACTTCCGCGCCGCCGCGGCGGCGTACCTGCAGCAGCAGTACGGCCTCCCGGTGAACGCGGCACACGTCGTGGTGGGACCGGGCGCCAAGATCTACGAGCAGTTCTTCTGCGAGGCGTTCGTCAACCCGGGTGACGGCGTGCTCGTCTTCAGCCCGCACTTCCCCACCTACCCGGCGAACATCCAGCGGCGCGGCGGGCGGATGGTGGTGTCGCGGCTGCGCGCCTCGCACGATTTCCGCCCGAGCCTGGAGGACGTCGAGCGCTTCCTGGCGAAGGACCCGAGCCCGAAGGCGATCTTCCTCAACAGCCCCCACAACCCGACCGGCGGGGTCGCGACGCTCGAGGATCTCGAGGGCCTCGCCGACCTGATTCGCGGCCGGGACGTGGCGGTGTTCAGCGACGAGCCCTACGACGCGATGGTCTGGCGCGGCCGGCACCACACGCTGCTGAGTCAGCCCGGGATGTTCGACCACTGCGTCGCCGCCTACACCTTCAGCAAGTCGTTCAGCATGAGCGGGTGGCGGCTCGGCTTCGCGGTGAGCAGCCCGGCCACGATTGAGGTGATCGGCACGCTGACCAACACGGCGCTGTCGTGCGTGCCCCCGTTCACGCAGATCGCCGGCATGGCGGCGATGGCGGTGGACGGGCCGGTGCGCGACGAGCGGATGGCCGACTTCCGGCGCAAGGTCGAGCGGCTGGTCGACGGCCTCAACACCATCGACGACATCTCGTGCCTGATGCCCGGCGGCACGTTCTACGCCTTCCCTTCCGTCAAGCGGATCTGCAACCGCTACGGCATCACGTCGCACGGACTGGCGCTGTTCCTGCTCGAGGCGGCGGACGACGCCCGCGGCGTCGCCTGCCTCGGCGGGGAGTGCTTCGGCGAGGCGGGCGGCGGATTCCTGCGCCTGAGCTGCGCCGAGCCGGACGAAAGGCTGGCCGAGGCGGTAGCGTTCATCGGGGAGGCGGTGACCCGCGGCGAGCGGGTGGCGTCGTACCTGGAATCGCATCCCGAGCACCGGCTGCCGGAGCCGTACGGGGACGATTGA
- a CDS encoding DUF4178 domain-containing protein, with protein sequence MGLRERLFGGKKSAEEAPDPLADLVLAKLKVGYLVDYDLQTWRVTGYSRYRFSGVDDVEEWELTADGEQRYLERAADAWSLSHKIAVGDILGDVRQHILDHEDPPETIIFKGAAYRLDASYAGHLLPDGSGVPEPLIRWEFVDEAETGFVGIEQWGETEFTAAAGSVVEDYQFTHILPGSPT encoded by the coding sequence ATGGGGCTGCGCGAGCGACTGTTCGGCGGGAAGAAGAGCGCGGAAGAGGCACCGGATCCACTGGCCGATCTCGTCCTGGCGAAGCTCAAGGTCGGTTACCTGGTCGACTACGACCTGCAGACGTGGCGGGTCACCGGCTACTCCCGCTACCGGTTCTCGGGCGTGGACGACGTTGAGGAGTGGGAGTTGACCGCCGACGGCGAACAGCGCTACCTGGAGCGCGCGGCCGACGCCTGGTCGCTGTCGCACAAGATCGCCGTCGGCGACATCCTGGGCGACGTTCGGCAGCACATCCTCGACCACGAGGATCCGCCGGAGACGATCATCTTCAAGGGCGCCGCGTACCGCCTCGACGCGTCCTACGCCGGGCACCTGCTGCCGGACGGCAGCGGCGTCCCCGAGCCGCTGATTCGCTGGGAGTTCGTCGACGAGGCCGAGACCGGCTTCGTCGGTATCGAGCAGTGGGGCGAGACGGAGTTCACCGCCGCTGCAGGCTCGGTGGTCGAGGACTACCAGTTCACGCACATTCTGCCGGGGAGTCCGACATGA